In the Thermotoga sp. Ku-13t genome, one interval contains:
- the mfd gene encoding transcription-repair coupling factor, which translates to MSDLDELLKKHPEKPTLLIAPSEKEASHLASVLNARYFPGPDVFPFEDVPISFLVRKGRIETLWSLLNAECKLIVASLYSATRFTMPPDLLKNFSRKFKRDDEFVDAHHLINLGYERTYLVRSGGEFSVRGDIVDVFAPLYEKPVRIELFGDRIEDIRLFDAVSQTSIMKLDEFVLLPAREYVCEDHNFDTIVARVSEKATIFDYAAFDILILDVDRCFEEFVKLEKQIREFLSDEQYEEYRNYSGLSLMEIQQKLRQAKEVELDLQSLEFVERKSGIQQVPIIDEDELSVGDLVVHEKYGIGIFEAVKPVTNALGTKEYIVIKYEDATIYVPVERLDKIHKYIGDPNVKIDRIHAGTWKRRLDKVKEDLRKKIFELVDIYMKRQQVRGLSLPGDAEMEQKFSETFPYVETHDQSVAIQEVLEDLASDRPMDRLLCGDAGYGKTEVALRAAFRCVVSGKQVAILVPTTVLARQHYRVFRQRMEPFGVSVALLDRSISKSERARIIKDLKNGKIDVVIGTSALLSSNVKFSDLGLVIIDEEQNFGVEQKEMFKKIRLNVNVLSMSATPIPRTLHMALNGMKDMSVLTTPPFGRLPVVTYVAHYDDRLVRGAILREINRGGQVIYVHNRVEDLQEVYRKVCELVPEARVVMAHGQMPMKKLTEAVRSFYEHTADVIVCTSIMQNGIDVPSANTIIVDDAHRYGLAQLYQLRGRVGRSDKRAFAYFLFDSNLSPSASKRLQVIKEFSGPGSGLKIALKDMEIRGIGTIFGLEQHGNVNAIGLNMYLQILNEELKHTMHPETAEHVDVEIEGVPGSFYIPDDFIENEIERLRTYRRLASCKSVEEIDELKLELRDRFGKLPEQVEQLIDLFKIRLMAIKKNVRRIVFDETTLKIFSDSDSLRLPGRFVYNEKEKVYLCYDVSPEKCLPLLRKIFLRD; encoded by the coding sequence ATGAGTGACCTTGACGAACTGCTGAAAAAACACCCTGAAAAGCCCACCCTGTTGATAGCCCCCAGTGAAAAGGAAGCATCGCACCTTGCATCTGTTCTGAATGCCCGATATTTCCCTGGCCCCGACGTTTTCCCGTTCGAGGACGTACCGATTTCCTTTCTCGTTCGAAAAGGTCGAATCGAAACGCTCTGGTCGCTCCTGAACGCGGAATGCAAACTGATCGTGGCGAGTTTGTATTCTGCGACTCGTTTCACGATGCCCCCAGACCTTTTGAAGAATTTTTCAAGGAAGTTCAAACGTGACGATGAGTTCGTCGATGCGCATCACTTGATAAACCTTGGGTACGAGAGAACCTACCTGGTTCGTTCGGGTGGAGAGTTCTCTGTCAGGGGTGACATCGTCGATGTGTTCGCACCACTTTACGAAAAACCGGTGCGAATAGAGCTCTTCGGTGACAGGATCGAAGACATCCGACTCTTCGATGCGGTCAGTCAGACGTCAATCATGAAATTGGACGAGTTCGTTCTCTTACCTGCCCGCGAGTATGTCTGTGAAGATCACAACTTCGACACGATTGTCGCCAGAGTGAGTGAAAAAGCTACGATATTCGATTACGCTGCTTTTGACATACTCATTCTGGATGTCGATAGATGCTTCGAAGAATTCGTGAAACTGGAAAAGCAGATCAGGGAGTTTCTCTCAGATGAGCAGTACGAAGAATACAGAAATTACTCGGGACTGAGCCTTATGGAGATACAGCAGAAACTTCGTCAAGCGAAAGAGGTGGAACTGGACCTTCAAAGTCTCGAGTTCGTCGAGAGAAAAAGTGGCATACAGCAGGTTCCGATAATCGACGAAGACGAGCTCAGCGTCGGAGATCTTGTGGTACACGAGAAATACGGAATAGGTATTTTCGAGGCCGTGAAACCTGTTACGAACGCACTCGGTACGAAAGAATACATCGTGATCAAATACGAAGATGCAACCATCTATGTGCCAGTAGAAAGGCTCGATAAGATTCACAAGTACATAGGCGATCCGAACGTAAAGATCGACCGTATCCACGCCGGAACCTGGAAGAGAAGGCTCGACAAGGTCAAGGAAGATCTGAGGAAGAAGATATTCGAGCTGGTGGACATATACATGAAGAGACAGCAGGTCAGAGGTCTGAGTCTTCCTGGAGATGCGGAGATGGAACAGAAATTTTCCGAGACGTTCCCATACGTTGAAACTCACGATCAATCCGTAGCTATCCAGGAAGTCCTCGAGGATCTCGCCAGCGATCGACCCATGGATAGGCTGCTGTGTGGTGATGCCGGTTATGGGAAAACGGAGGTGGCTCTCAGGGCTGCGTTCAGGTGCGTTGTGAGTGGAAAACAGGTCGCGATCCTTGTACCCACAACGGTGCTTGCCAGACAGCATTACAGAGTTTTCAGGCAAAGAATGGAACCATTCGGTGTCTCGGTTGCCCTGCTGGACAGATCGATTTCAAAATCGGAGCGAGCCAGAATAATCAAGGACCTGAAGAACGGGAAGATCGATGTTGTTATAGGTACCAGTGCTTTGCTGTCGAGCAACGTGAAATTCTCTGACCTTGGCTTGGTGATCATCGATGAAGAACAGAACTTCGGTGTGGAGCAGAAGGAGATGTTCAAGAAGATCAGGTTGAACGTGAACGTTCTGTCGATGAGCGCCACGCCGATACCCAGAACCCTGCACATGGCACTGAACGGGATGAAGGACATGAGTGTTCTGACCACACCACCTTTTGGAAGGCTTCCGGTTGTAACTTATGTGGCGCACTACGACGATAGGCTCGTCAGAGGTGCGATACTGAGGGAGATAAACAGAGGAGGTCAGGTGATATACGTACATAACCGCGTGGAGGATTTGCAAGAGGTCTACAGAAAAGTTTGTGAACTCGTACCTGAAGCGCGCGTCGTCATGGCGCACGGTCAGATGCCCATGAAAAAGCTGACGGAGGCTGTAAGAAGTTTCTACGAACATACAGCCGACGTGATCGTGTGCACGTCGATAATGCAGAACGGAATAGACGTGCCATCGGCGAACACGATCATCGTGGACGACGCGCATCGTTACGGTTTGGCCCAGCTCTATCAGCTGAGGGGAAGGGTTGGAAGGAGTGACAAAAGGGCGTTCGCATACTTCCTTTTCGATTCCAATCTCAGTCCTTCCGCTTCGAAGAGGCTCCAGGTCATAAAAGAGTTTTCAGGTCCTGGAAGCGGTTTGAAGATAGCACTGAAGGATATGGAGATAAGAGGCATAGGAACCATCTTCGGTCTGGAACAGCATGGGAACGTGAACGCGATCGGGTTGAACATGTATCTGCAGATACTCAACGAAGAGTTGAAACATACGATGCATCCGGAAACCGCGGAACACGTTGACGTGGAGATCGAAGGTGTACCGGGTTCTTTTTACATACCTGACGATTTCATCGAAAACGAGATAGAAAGGCTCAGGACCTACCGCAGGCTTGCTTCCTGCAAATCCGTAGAAGAAATAGACGAATTGAAACTCGAATTGAGGGACCGTTTTGGTAAACTCCCCGAGCAGGTGGAACAGCTGATTGATCTTTTCAAAATCAGATTGATGGCGATCAAGAAGAATGTCAGGAGAATCGTCTTCGATGAAACAACGTTGAAGATCTTCTCCGATTCCGATTCGTTGAGGCTACCGGGGAGGTTCGTTTACAACGAGAAGGAAAAAGTTTATCTGTGTTACGATGTCTCTCCAGAAAAGTGCCTTCCACTGCTCAGAAAGATTTTTCTAAGAGATTGA
- a CDS encoding FliA/WhiG family RNA polymerase sigma factor translates to MYEVDEEQIIKELLPTVKRIASDLVQHLPKNVEVEDLIQEGVLALISAIRRYDPRRGVNLRTFLIKRIKGAMYDYLRNIDWMPRNLRRNIKEVEKAIYELESKLGRHPTVEEVSLYTNLSNEEVIRAKNEMVRKQFLRLDEYLYDTYDSYSPEVEADSEPLQDAYKQILLEQVTEAIKQLSQREQLVLSLRFEQELSLKEIGLILGVSESRVSQILSSALIKIKKYVLGEDDGKPD, encoded by the coding sequence ATGTACGAGGTAGATGAAGAACAAATCATAAAAGAATTGTTGCCAACGGTGAAAAGAATCGCGAGCGATCTCGTACAACATTTACCGAAAAACGTCGAAGTGGAAGATCTGATTCAAGAGGGCGTGCTCGCGCTCATTTCGGCCATTCGCAGGTACGATCCGAGAAGGGGTGTCAATCTAAGGACCTTCCTCATCAAGAGGATCAAGGGTGCGATGTACGATTATTTGAGAAACATAGATTGGATGCCAAGAAATCTGAGGAGAAACATAAAAGAAGTCGAGAAAGCGATCTACGAGCTCGAATCGAAGCTTGGAAGGCACCCGACGGTCGAAGAGGTCAGTCTCTACACGAACCTGAGCAACGAGGAAGTGATCCGCGCCAAGAACGAAATGGTGAGAAAACAGTTCCTGAGGCTGGATGAGTACCTGTACGACACGTACGATTCTTACAGTCCAGAAGTTGAAGCCGATTCGGAGCCGTTGCAGGATGCCTACAAACAAATACTGCTCGAGCAAGTGACAGAGGCTATCAAGCAGTTGTCACAACGTGAGCAACTCGTTCTGTCGCTGCGATTTGAACAAGAACTTTCCCTCAAGGAGATAGGTCTTATTCTTGGGGTGAGTGAGTCCAGAGTTTCTCAAATACTCTCCAGCGCTTTGATCAAGATAAAAAAGTACGTGTTGGGGGAAGACGATGGTAAACCCGATTGA
- the cheD gene encoding chemoreceptor glutamine deamidase/glutamate methylesterase CheD has translation MNKKVVIGIGELAVERNPAVIITLGLGSCVGVCMRDPVAKVGGMAHVMLPDSGGKNVQMPGKYADTAVATLIEKLVSLGASKSRLEAKIAGGASMFESSGMNVGARNVEAVKYWLKYHQIPLRAEDVGGNRARSIEYNIETGKLLVRKVGGGETIQVSEI, from the coding sequence ATGAACAAGAAGGTTGTGATAGGAATAGGCGAACTCGCAGTTGAACGGAATCCAGCCGTGATCATCACGCTCGGACTCGGTTCGTGCGTGGGTGTGTGCATGAGAGATCCAGTCGCCAAGGTTGGTGGAATGGCGCACGTGATGCTTCCCGACAGCGGAGGAAAGAACGTTCAAATGCCGGGTAAATACGCGGACACTGCCGTTGCGACACTCATCGAGAAACTCGTCTCACTCGGAGCTTCGAAATCGAGGCTCGAGGCCAAAATAGCCGGTGGGGCTTCGATGTTCGAAAGTTCCGGGATGAACGTGGGTGCCAGGAACGTCGAAGCAGTGAAGTACTGGTTGAAGTACCATCAGATACCGCTCAGGGCGGAAGATGTCGGGGGAAACAGAGCCAGGAGCATAGAGTACAACATAGAGACCGGAAAGCTTCTGGTAAGGAAAGTGGGGGGCGGAGAAACGATACAGGTTTCAGAAATATGA
- the cheC gene encoding CheY-P phosphatase CheC — protein MLLSERELDLLKEIGNIGTGNAATALSQLTNKKVEITVPKAEVIPISRITFIFPEPEDLVVGVRMSVRGDVVFDVVLVLNRLAAKRILQDLLGSPCEDITQLDELSQSALKEIGNIMCGSYITALAEFTGLYLDPLPPELSIDMLAAIISEAVLPTASYEDSAIYVETELSIEGMQSISSYMLLIPGENSLETIFKKVGLR, from the coding sequence ATGCTACTCTCAGAGAGAGAACTCGACTTGCTCAAAGAAATCGGCAACATCGGAACAGGTAATGCGGCCACGGCATTGTCACAGCTAACGAACAAGAAAGTGGAAATCACGGTTCCAAAAGCCGAGGTCATCCCGATTTCGAGAATAACCTTCATCTTCCCGGAACCTGAAGATCTCGTGGTTGGCGTTAGAATGTCAGTTCGTGGAGACGTCGTCTTCGACGTCGTGCTCGTGCTCAATAGATTGGCTGCAAAGAGGATCCTTCAGGACCTTTTAGGTTCCCCGTGCGAAGACATCACACAACTTGACGAACTGTCCCAATCTGCCCTGAAAGAAATTGGAAACATAATGTGCGGTTCCTACATAACAGCCTTGGCGGAGTTTACAGGATTGTACTTAGACCCGTTACCCCCCGAGCTTTCGATTGACATGCTCGCGGCGATCATATCAGAAGCTGTGCTACCCACCGCTTCGTACGAAGACAGTGCGATATACGTTGAAACCGAGCTGAGCATTGAGGGTATGCAGAGCATAAGTTCTTACATGTTGTTGATCCCCGGGGAGAACAGTCTGGAGACGATCTTCAAGAAGGTGGGGCTCAGATGA
- a CDS encoding PilZ domain-containing protein, with amino-acid sequence MAEYVVKVSARDALKPGMPLVVEFETKKGEILKMKSSIHDTYFDRGVLKIAMPSYQGRFVPLPRQEFIRVMAIGDKVVYAFNSRVLDYGRDSESNLLVMYVTLPEQVDRVQRRRYVRIPLVLNGSFLIEEEANRYSFLTRDFSAGGMLMCTSKLLKVGQIIYVDLDLGDIKLASQKAQIVRYAGFNENTGFHEYGVQFLDVPPALERALVSYVFQQEIKLRKTREEV; translated from the coding sequence ATGGCAGAATACGTCGTCAAGGTCAGTGCGAGGGATGCTCTGAAACCAGGCATGCCTCTCGTAGTAGAGTTTGAAACCAAGAAAGGCGAGATCCTGAAAATGAAAAGCTCGATACACGATACGTACTTCGATAGAGGAGTTCTCAAGATTGCGATGCCCAGTTATCAGGGTAGGTTCGTTCCTCTGCCGAGACAGGAATTCATAAGGGTCATGGCCATCGGGGACAAAGTCGTGTACGCCTTCAACAGCCGTGTCCTCGACTACGGAAGAGATAGTGAGTCGAACTTGTTGGTTATGTACGTCACGTTGCCCGAACAGGTTGATCGCGTGCAGAGAAGGAGGTATGTCCGTATTCCTCTGGTACTCAACGGCAGTTTCTTGATTGAGGAAGAGGCAAACAGATACTCTTTCCTCACCAGAGATTTCAGCGCCGGTGGGATGTTGATGTGCACGTCGAAACTCTTGAAGGTCGGACAGATCATCTACGTGGATCTCGATCTTGGGGACATAAAACTCGCAAGCCAAAAGGCGCAGATCGTTAGGTACGCGGGATTTAACGAAAATACTGGATTTCACGAGTACGGGGTACAGTTCCTGGACGTCCCGCCAGCACTCGAAAGGGCTTTGGTATCGTACGTGTTCCAGCAGGAGATCAAATTGCGCAAGACGAGAGAGGAGGTGTAG
- a CDS encoding MinD/ParA family protein: protein MPNQAEGLYNSGARIISVASGKGGVGKTVVAVNLSIVLQERGYKVLLFDADAGFANAEILMGVTPKFTLKDFLKKKVDMNDVIFKTPYGVELISSGMDVDDLITFNVEDKGRVMNELRKIGEDYDYIIFDFPPGFNEQLERFYLNSDHVLVLTAAEPTALVNAYTFVKILVLKGLEPVTFHVVMNMVRDLREGRKAIEKFSSVVNRFIGVSFDSTHVMKFEPVVKESVARQIPFVIFRKTCQPSLAIHGVADKITNKVVAKRLSFIERIKILFGMG, encoded by the coding sequence TTGCCCAATCAAGCTGAGGGGCTTTACAACTCAGGGGCAAGGATCATCAGTGTCGCCAGCGGTAAGGGCGGCGTAGGTAAGACGGTGGTTGCCGTCAATTTATCGATAGTCCTTCAAGAAAGAGGCTATAAAGTGCTGCTGTTCGACGCAGATGCGGGCTTCGCCAACGCAGAGATACTCATGGGTGTAACACCGAAGTTCACACTGAAAGATTTTCTCAAGAAGAAAGTGGACATGAACGATGTCATCTTCAAGACCCCCTACGGGGTCGAACTCATAAGCAGTGGTATGGACGTCGATGATCTGATCACTTTCAACGTTGAGGACAAGGGCAGGGTTATGAACGAGTTGAGAAAGATCGGAGAAGACTACGACTACATCATTTTTGACTTTCCACCGGGTTTCAACGAACAGCTGGAGAGGTTCTACCTGAACAGTGACCACGTTCTGGTTCTGACGGCTGCCGAACCGACAGCGCTGGTGAACGCATACACTTTTGTCAAAATACTCGTTCTGAAAGGTCTTGAACCTGTGACCTTCCACGTTGTGATGAACATGGTGAGGGATTTGAGAGAGGGGAGAAAAGCTATCGAAAAGTTCAGTTCCGTTGTGAACAGGTTCATCGGCGTGAGTTTCGATTCGACGCACGTGATGAAGTTCGAACCCGTAGTGAAAGAAAGTGTTGCGAGACAGATACCATTCGTGATTTTCAGGAAAACGTGCCAACCGTCCCTGGCCATCCACGGCGTCGCTGACAAGATAACGAACAAAGTCGTCGCGAAAAGGCTGTCCTTCATCGAAAGAATCAAAATCCTTTTCGGTATGGGATGA
- the flhF gene encoding flagellar biosynthesis protein FlhF, which produces MKMKKYVVKDIKEALEQIKKDLGEDAIILSTRSVKKGGFLGIGAKRYLEVTAVCEDKDQERKESSEVYRLQELLVKNREKRQEEELKELKQMIQEMKQMLGMQRMNDLPQNLQKLLKGMQAQEIEQSVASKIIEYLRISYGDVNLDDSLRQRLAEHLVAFMKTEVPNLEGAVLFTGPTGVGKTTTLAKLAARLKIVEKKQVAILTLDTYRIAATDQLKTYATIMDIPMRIAYTPKEAKIELDAMRSFDVVLIDTAGRSQNNDMQMSELKALFDVIQPNLAFLVISMNSRFSDLKDVLERFQAARHTHLILTKMDETRTFGHLINASLLGGIPLAFITNGQRVPEDIVEANAKDIAYLLSKEVLRIAQSS; this is translated from the coding sequence GTGAAAATGAAAAAGTACGTTGTGAAAGACATAAAGGAAGCCCTTGAGCAGATAAAGAAAGATCTTGGTGAGGACGCCATCATATTGAGTACGCGTAGCGTCAAGAAAGGAGGCTTTCTGGGAATAGGCGCAAAAAGGTATCTCGAAGTCACCGCGGTGTGTGAAGACAAAGACCAGGAGAGAAAAGAAAGCAGTGAGGTTTACAGGCTGCAGGAACTACTCGTCAAAAACAGGGAAAAGCGTCAGGAGGAAGAACTCAAAGAGCTCAAACAGATGATTCAAGAAATGAAGCAGATGCTCGGCATGCAGAGGATGAACGATTTGCCACAGAACCTACAAAAACTTCTGAAAGGTATGCAGGCTCAGGAAATAGAGCAGTCCGTTGCGAGCAAGATCATCGAGTATTTGAGGATAAGCTACGGCGATGTGAATCTGGACGACTCCTTGAGGCAACGTCTGGCGGAGCATCTTGTGGCCTTTATGAAGACTGAGGTACCCAACCTGGAAGGCGCGGTGCTGTTCACAGGTCCGACGGGTGTCGGTAAAACCACGACACTTGCCAAGCTCGCCGCGAGGCTGAAAATCGTCGAGAAAAAGCAGGTGGCTATACTCACGCTTGACACGTACAGGATCGCCGCTACAGACCAGCTGAAAACGTACGCTACGATCATGGACATTCCTATGAGGATAGCTTACACGCCAAAGGAGGCGAAGATAGAACTCGACGCGATGAGATCTTTCGATGTGGTTCTGATCGACACGGCTGGAAGGAGTCAGAACAACGATATGCAGATGAGTGAACTCAAAGCTCTGTTCGACGTGATTCAGCCGAATCTGGCTTTCCTGGTGATCAGTATGAATTCGAGGTTTTCAGATCTCAAGGACGTGCTCGAGAGATTTCAAGCAGCCAGGCATACACATCTGATCCTGACGAAGATGGACGAGACCCGCACGTTTGGGCATCTGATCAACGCATCACTTCTGGGTGGAATTCCACTCGCCTTCATTACCAACGGTCAAAGGGTGCCGGAAGACATTGTGGAAGCGAACGCGAAAGATATAGCTTACCTACTATCGAAAGAGGTGTTGAGAATTGCCCAATCAAGCTGA
- the flhA gene encoding flagellar biosynthesis protein FlhA: MKHLDVFVAVAVVAIVLLMIIPIPDFALDFFQLLNIALSMIVLLSSMYVKHALDMSSFPTLLLIITLFRLALNVASTRLILLEGEKFGGRVIRTFGEFVVRGDYIVGLIIFLILVIIQFIVITRGAERIAEVAARFTLDAMPGKQMSVDADLNAGLITEEEARRRRELIRREADFYGAMDGASKFVRGDAIASIIIVLVNIIGGILIGVLKHNLSFAKAAQVYALLTVGDGLVTQIPALLVSTATGILVSRAAARENLGQDLVRELSSERKVIMITGFILLFLGLATPLPITASIIGAVFLALAYYSFRAAPRRVAPAAPAAAAAAPAPSKPILISPQEIAEVIQSDTVEVEIGYGLIPLADPSQGGDLLERIAMVRKQLAYDLGLVVSPIRVRDSVLLKPNEYLIRIRGAEVARYELIPNRLLAINPGTATEKIPGIAVKEPAFGLQAFWIDPSRKEEAVRLGYTVVDPPTVFITHLTETLKKNAADLLGSREFNMLIDGLREKFPQLVNDLIPSVLKAGDVKKILQRLLSEGVSIRNLPLIFEVLLDYGEKSTDLVYLTEQVRRALKRQICQSLLSEDGKLHAVGLDGELEKRLLESLQDVAGERKVVLNPQILREIMENLSKQLETLMKKGFSPLVVCSGAIRPYFAQLVRKFLPNVPVIAYEEVPEDRVLQVEGVVRL; the protein is encoded by the coding sequence GTGAAACACTTGGATGTTTTCGTAGCCGTTGCAGTTGTGGCGATCGTTCTTCTGATGATAATCCCTATTCCAGACTTCGCGCTGGATTTTTTCCAGCTGCTCAACATCGCACTGTCGATGATCGTCCTGCTGTCCTCAATGTACGTGAAGCACGCGCTCGACATGTCCTCCTTTCCGACACTTCTGCTCATAATCACTCTGTTTCGCCTCGCGCTGAACGTTGCCTCAACGCGGTTGATTCTGCTCGAAGGAGAAAAGTTCGGAGGCAGGGTCATAAGAACGTTCGGGGAGTTCGTTGTCCGGGGTGACTACATCGTCGGATTGATCATATTCCTGATACTCGTCATCATACAGTTCATCGTTATAACTCGCGGTGCCGAACGCATAGCTGAAGTCGCGGCGAGGTTCACACTGGATGCGATGCCGGGCAAGCAGATGAGTGTTGATGCCGATCTGAACGCGGGTTTGATCACTGAAGAGGAGGCACGAAGAAGGAGAGAGCTCATAAGGCGAGAGGCAGATTTCTATGGAGCGATGGACGGTGCGTCCAAATTCGTGAGGGGCGACGCCATCGCGAGTATCATAATAGTCCTGGTCAACATAATCGGAGGCATACTGATCGGCGTGCTGAAGCACAATTTGAGTTTTGCCAAGGCCGCACAAGTTTATGCGCTCCTGACCGTTGGAGACGGCCTTGTGACACAGATCCCGGCCCTGCTGGTTTCAACAGCAACGGGCATTCTGGTCTCCAGAGCTGCCGCCAGGGAGAACCTCGGTCAGGATCTGGTGCGAGAACTTTCCAGCGAGCGAAAAGTCATCATGATAACCGGTTTCATACTGCTGTTTCTGGGTCTGGCCACACCGTTGCCGATCACCGCTTCCATCATAGGCGCCGTCTTTCTCGCTCTGGCCTACTATTCTTTCAGAGCCGCACCCAGGCGCGTTGCGCCTGCTGCTCCCGCCGCTGCGGCTGCTGCTCCTGCACCATCAAAGCCGATTTTGATTAGCCCGCAGGAAATAGCGGAAGTGATTCAGAGTGACACCGTCGAAGTCGAAATAGGGTACGGATTGATCCCTCTCGCTGATCCTTCGCAAGGGGGAGACCTCCTCGAGAGAATCGCCATGGTGAGAAAACAGCTCGCCTACGATCTTGGCCTGGTTGTATCACCGATCAGGGTGCGGGACAGCGTACTTTTGAAACCAAACGAATATCTCATTAGGATAAGGGGAGCGGAAGTCGCGCGTTACGAGTTGATACCCAACAGGTTGCTGGCGATTAATCCAGGTACCGCGACCGAGAAAATTCCTGGAATCGCCGTGAAAGAACCCGCCTTCGGTTTGCAGGCGTTCTGGATAGACCCATCCCGTAAGGAAGAGGCTGTCAGGCTCGGTTACACGGTGGTCGATCCACCGACGGTCTTCATAACACATCTGACGGAGACTTTGAAGAAAAACGCTGCAGATCTGCTGGGATCCAGAGAGTTCAACATGCTCATCGACGGTCTGAGAGAAAAATTCCCCCAGCTTGTGAACGACTTGATACCCTCAGTCTTGAAAGCAGGCGATGTGAAGAAGATTCTGCAGAGACTCCTCAGCGAAGGTGTGAGTATAAGAAATCTACCACTGATATTCGAGGTATTGCTGGATTACGGTGAAAAGTCTACGGACCTGGTGTACCTCACAGAACAGGTGAGGAGAGCTTTGAAGAGGCAGATATGCCAATCACTGCTCAGCGAAGATGGTAAACTGCATGCTGTGGGGCTCGATGGAGAACTCGAAAAGAGGTTGCTCGAATCGTTGCAGGATGTTGCCGGAGAAAGAAAGGTCGTGCTGAACCCGCAGATACTGAGAGAAATCATGGAGAACCTTTCAAAGCAGCTTGAAACGCTCATGAAGAAGGGCTTCTCACCCCTTGTGGTCTGTTCTGGAGCAATAAGACCTTATTTTGCCCAGCTTGTGAGAAAATTCCTGCCCAATGTGCCAGTCATTGCTTACGAAGAAGTGCCTGAGGACAGAGTCCTTCAAGTTGAGGGTGTGGTGAGGCTGTGA
- the flhB gene encoding flagellar biosynthesis protein FlhB — protein sequence MGRDEHSAGREDDQFHRVFHEPLNIDLQLFADPDRTEKPTPRRRRKAREEGQVAVSRELNMAVGFLAATIALKLLLPQLSRTLMNASVPFFSLEPVDEETLSSFVFHLFRDPLVLLILLMSIVALVSIIVGALQTKFLFSFKPLKFDLNRINPIDGLKRMFSLRNLFELFKTIVKLAIVGYVSYSLIKQRYSELPRLSDVEPHASVWYLADLVSTLMLRCAIAMLVLALVDYLFQRWEFEKSLRMTRQELKEEFKEVEGNPEVKRRQREIMMRLARSRMLQKVPEADVVITNPTHVAVALQYDSENMEAPEVIAKGADEVAKKIVEIATKSGVPIVRNPQVAWELFKSCEVGEQIPPNLYRAVAEILAYVYSLR from the coding sequence ATGGGCAGAGATGAGCACTCAGCTGGCAGAGAAGATGATCAATTTCATAGAGTTTTTCATGAACCGCTGAACATTGATCTTCAGCTTTTTGCCGATCCGGACAGAACCGAGAAACCCACCCCGAGGCGCAGAAGAAAGGCGAGAGAGGAAGGTCAGGTAGCTGTATCGCGTGAGTTGAACATGGCGGTGGGCTTTCTTGCTGCGACCATTGCTTTGAAACTTCTTCTGCCGCAGCTCAGTAGAACATTGATGAACGCGTCCGTACCTTTTTTCTCACTTGAACCTGTGGACGAAGAAACGTTATCAAGTTTCGTATTCCACCTTTTTAGAGATCCCCTTGTTCTTCTGATTCTCCTGATGTCCATCGTGGCGCTGGTAAGCATAATCGTAGGTGCTCTGCAGACGAAGTTTTTGTTCTCTTTCAAACCCCTGAAGTTTGACCTGAACAGGATCAACCCGATCGATGGTTTGAAAAGAATGTTCTCTTTAAGGAATCTCTTTGAACTCTTCAAGACGATCGTCAAACTTGCCATCGTGGGCTACGTGTCGTACAGCCTGATCAAGCAGCGTTACAGTGAATTGCCTCGACTTTCCGATGTTGAACCGCACGCTTCGGTCTGGTACCTCGCGGATCTCGTCAGCACGCTGATGCTGCGCTGTGCCATAGCGATGCTGGTCCTGGCACTGGTTGACTATCTTTTCCAGAGATGGGAATTCGAAAAGAGTCTGCGCATGACCAGGCAGGAATTGAAGGAAGAATTCAAGGAAGTTGAAGGTAACCCGGAAGTGAAGAGACGTCAACGCGAGATCATGATGAGGCTCGCGAGGAGCAGGATGTTACAGAAGGTTCCCGAAGCGGACGTTGTGATCACGAACCCGACGCACGTCGCCGTCGCTCTGCAGTACGATTCTGAAAATATGGAAGCACCGGAAGTCATCGCAAAGGGAGCAGATGAAGTTGCAAAAAAGATCGTTGAGATAGCTACCAAGAGTGGTGTCCCCATCGTTAGAAACCCCCAGGTAGCGTGGGAGCTTTTCAAAAGTTGCGAGGTGGGTGAACAGATCCCTCCAAATCTTTACAGAGCCGTGGCAGAGATCCTCGCATACGTTTACTCGCTGAGGTAA